The genomic window CAATTAGTTTACATCACCTAAAATATTATAAAACTCGTCTATTAATATAGTCAAAAATTATTGTCATGCTCAGTTTTTGACTATATTTTTAGTTTGATAGAAAACCTAATCAGATTGATGAGTTTATTGATAAGTCAACATAAAACAACAAAGATCATTATGGAAATTAAATTAATAGAACATTCATTAAAATTTTATATTCTTGCTTTTTTTGGAATCATTTTAATCAGATATTTTGTAGTAGCAGGGTCAACATATTTATTCTTTTATTCATCCTTGAGTGAAACTTTTGCTAACCCCTATTTAGAGTATCCGTCACCCTCTCGTAAGTTAATTTATCAAGATATTAAACTGTCTATTTTATCCTCGATGATATTTGCGATCGCAGCAGGTTTAGTGATGTCAAGTTATGATTTGGGATTGACTTGTCTTTATAGTGATTTTCAAGGCCACAAATTATGGTATTTTATCATTAGCTATATCGGTGTTTTAATGCTCCAGGATAGCTATTTTTATTTTACCCATCGCTTATTTCATCATCCTTTACTTTTCCACAAACTACACCAAGGACATCATCAGTCACGGCATCCGACTCCTTGGACTTCCTTTGCTTTTGATCCCTTAGAAGCTATTGTTCAATCTTTATTTTTTGTTGTAATTGTTTATTTGATTCCACTCCATTTTATCACGATCATTGCAGTTTTAATAACCATGACGATCTGGGCTGTTGTCAATCATTTAGGACTAGATCGCTTGCCTTTATCCTTTCCTCATCATTGGCTAGGAAAGTGGTTTATTGGTCCGGCTCATCATTCTCTTCATCATTTAAAATATAAGGTACATTATGGGCTATATTTTACTTTTTGGGACAAAGTTCTTGGTACACAAGACCCTAATTATGAACTCAAAATAAGAGAGTAATTATTCAACCTCACCTAACAGAATAGCTACGCCACGGGTTGTTTCAAATTCTTGGCAAAATAAGATAATTGAGATAGTCATAGGAATCCCTAATATAGCACCAGGAATTCCCCAAATCCACCCCCAAAATACAATAGAAAACAAAGCAATAAAAGGAGAGAGTTGCAGCGTTTTTCCCTGTATTCGTGGATCAACAAAATTCCCCATTATTACTTGAATAATTCCTAATCCTATTACTGTTGCAATACCGCGAGGAACGCCATTAAATAAAATAGCAATTACTGTCGGAGGAATCACAGCAATAATTGAACCAAGGGTAGGAACATAGTTAAGAATAAAAGCAATTAAAGCCCAAACTAAAGCAAGATCAACCCCAATAATTAAGCACCAAATACCCGTTAAAACCCCTGTTAAAATACAGGTAAAAGTCATGACTGTTAGATAACGCCGTAATTTCTCGCTAGTATTGCCCACAGCATTAATAATATGTTGACTCGTTCGAGATGAAAAAGCTTGTTGAACTTTGCGCTTATATTGACTAACTTCTAACAATAGTAAAATCAGCAAAGAAATGGTTAAAATTAATAAACTTATGGTTGATATAACAGTTTGAAATCCACTAATTGCCTGTTGTGTTAACTGAATGGGTGTATTATTGATTTGAGAATTAAAGTGAGGTACTGGTAAACCATAATTATTAGCCCAAGATTGAGCCGTTTCCCACATTTGTTCTAAACGATCAAGATATTGGGGAACTTTGGGTTCAATAATTTCTGCACTTAAAGATAATGCTCCTTGAGCTAAAGCAACCACTCCACCAAGTACCAATAAAACAATAATTAAACTTAACCAACGAGGCAAATTTTGTTCAAGTCTGTTTTGTAAAGGATACACTAAAACAACAATAAAAAAAGCAAAAGCCAAGGGCATTGAAATCGGTTGAGTTGCTTTAAGAGCAGCTAATATGAGAATAATAGCAATAATTGCCATTAAAATTTGAGTTGTTTGATTAAATACTTTCATCGATGTTGGTACTCAATAATATTTGTCTTTAAAGATACTTAAAAATAATAACTATACTTTGTTTTTTTTACTTGAGTTCATTATTATTAAATTCAATTGTTTTGAGCATACTATCTAAAATTTGTTTATTTTTTGCATAATTGTTATCTGGAACATCATAAGTTGTTGCAATCAAAGTGCGATCGCCTAAATCTACAATATAACTATAGTTTCGTTGACCTTTTGGTAACATTGCTCTACCAGTGGATTTACTTTCAACGGCTACTGCTTGATAAGAATCAATGGTAAGGGTTTGTTTTGAGAGGTGTTGCTCTCCTACATTTTCTTGACTGATTAAATCAAAAGGCGCATTTTCTTCTACTCTTAAATAAATCGCTTTACTAATACTTTCAGTTTGTTCGGGTACTTTAGCATAAGTCGGATCAAAAACTTGACAATCATTCATAACATTACCCGAATTTGTTTGCCAATCTTGAGGATAATTAACTTGATAACCAACTTTTTTATTAGTACAAGTTTGGTTTAAATTAATAGAATTTTGACTATTATTTTGCTTAATCAATGATTGTGATTTTATTGAATTTGAAAAATCTGAACGATTGCAACTACTTAATAAAGTGATTAAAAACAATAATGGTAAAGTTAAAAAAATTAGTGATATTTTCATTATCCTTAAAAAACTAAACTAAAAGACAATCAATTCTTAAACTGTTATAGTTAAAGTCAATCTTTTTGTCTATTTTGGAGTTTCATCTTACGACTAAGTAGGTCGGTATAATTAAATGGGTAAAACTTGTAGGGTGGGCAATGTCTCAAATAGTTTCTGGCTCAGGTTTGTGAGCTTTTTCTTAACATTGCCCACCTTAAGTTTATTTATAACCACCTACATAGCTCACTTTCAACAAAGGGCCAGATGTGAATATAAATAATACAATCGTAGTAATTTTAGATAACTAATTAATCTTTCTTAGGTTATAAATATTAGGTTATAAATACAAAAATTACCCCACACCGACTTTCAATCAGGATATGGGGCTTATTGCAAAGATAGCTAACAATTTTTTTAAGCGATACTATTTTCAATCGCCCAACGAGCCAACTCAGTGCGGTTGTGAAGATTGGTTTTATTGAGCATATTAGAAACATGACTTTCTATGGTGCGTTGACTAACACTGAGTTTCTCAGCCACATCTCTATTAGAAAGTCCTTGGGCTACTAATTGAACCACTTTTGTTTCTGTTGGAGTCAACTCAACATTACTGGGAACCTGAATACGGTTACTATCGTCTAAAGAGATATTGGCTTTATGGCGCATTAAACGACTAGCTTGTTTAAGAGAAGATTCTACCTGAGCCACTAACTCTTCTGGTTCAAAGGGCTTTACCATATAGACATCTGCCCCTGTATTAAGTCCTTTAACCCTATCTTGGCTTTGTCCTTTAGCAGAAAGAAACATCACAGGAACCCAACTGGTACGAGCATCTTGACGAACTTTTTCAATAAGGGAATAACCGTCCATTTCAGGCATCATAACATCACAGATAATCATGTCAGGAATCTGTTTCGTTAAAACTTCGAGAGCTTCTTTGCCATTTTCTGCGGTGGTAACTTCGTACCCTTGAAATTCTAAATAATCTTTCACTAGCAAAACTAGGTTAGGATCATCATCAACTAATAATAAGTGTTTATTATCTTTTTGTGAGTTATCTTTTAAGGGTGGCATCTTGTTTTCTCAGGTAAATTTTGATAAGGATTCTGTGTAGAAGTTGTGGTGGGAATTAAGACTATGTTAATTCAATCTTAACCTGCGGTGACCGTTTTTAGTAACAGTTTATTACGTCTTCTGGTCTATTATCTCATGATCAAGGTCAGTGGATTTATTTTTAATGGTTTTTGATTGCGATATATTAAAAGGGTTAGGTAAAGCATGGATACAGAAAGCATAGTCTTCGACAATTTTATTGCCAATGAGATGTTCTTGGATAATGCGTTCAATGACTTCAGGGGTGGCTTGACGATACCAAACACCATCAGGATAGAGTACTAGAATTGGCCCATCCATACAAACTCGCAAACAATTGGCTTTCGTACGAAAAATACAAGAAGGTTTGGCTTCTGTAACTTGGTCAAGTTTGAGTTCTTTGAGACGACGTTTCAGATAGTCCCAAGCTTCTAAACTGGTTGCTTTAGGGCAACATTTGGGTTTCGTTTGGTCTGCACAAAGAAACAAATGTCTTTGAATTTGATTCAGTCCCAAGGTTTTGATGGTTTGTGATAACGTATCTTGGGATTCTAAGGGGGTTTGAATATGGGGTACTGTTTCTTCTGAATTATTGACAACTGGTTCGCTCATTGAAGTTTATTCCAGAAGGATTCATGGCCTATTGTAACTTGTAATAAGCTTTCTCGGAAGTGAAAAAATACAAATTTTTTAAAAATTTACCCTCATTAAAAAAACCTCTGTAATATTATTGACTTTTCTATTTATTGTGAATTCAGTTCCTCAGTATTATCACGATTCAGCGTCAAATATCTTTGAGTTAAATCATGAACAAAAGAATTTATTATTATAAATTTTTGGTTAAGCTACCATTTTAACACTGCAGCCTCTGGTCCTTTTTCTCGCCGTATTTTTCCATCTTTTTCAAACCAATCAATCACTTGCTGATGGGTTAAGTCTTCTACAGAAACCTCATAATCTTTAGCAATGATAGTTAATAATCTCAAAGAGGAAATCGTTAAACGAGTTAAAAATTTTTCTGGGGCAGTTAACAAGGCTTTATCTACATCTGCTGATTCTTCAGAGGTTAAAAATTGCGGTTCATTCATATTGATTTAATCGATAATTATTCAAATTTAGTATCTATTAACTGTTGTAACCATTCTCGGTCTTTTGAAGATAATGCTGGTGGGGATAGCGGTTGTTGATAATCTATCCGTAAATAATAACTACCTCGTTCATAAATTCCCTCAACAATCTGCTGTAATTCTAACATAGGTTCAGGTTCTTCTGCTTGTAAGGGAATAAGAATATCAGGAATTCTATCCTGTAGAGAAAATTCATATAAATCTGCTAATGGACGCTGATGAGAACAACTGACTAATGTTTGTTCAACAATTTCCATGGGTTTGCCACTTCTGAGTAAATCAATTTCAACGTAATATTTAGGTAAGAGTAAAGGCGATAGGGTATCAGCGATCTCGAAGAGATCCGCCTTTGGCGGTGCGCCACAATTAAACGACTATGAAATGCTGACCAAAATGTTGATGCCTCTAAATAGGGATTCATTCCTGGAAAGGGTGATAATTTATTCATGATCTAAGTTATTAATTAAGACTGATGGGAAACAGGGAAAAACCTTGGATCTTTGCACTAACTTGATCTTAATGATATCAACTAAGTCAGTTTGATGAGTTTTATTAACTGCCATTCAATATTGTGCTTAATTATTACCCATAAATTAGGTCAAAAGAAATCTAACAAAGCTTAACACAGTAGTGGATTCTTTTAACTAAAGTGGTGGGTTACGACGGATAATTGTGGTCTTGTTATAATCTGAATTATAGCCGTCTAACTCATCCTACTCTTCTTCTAAATTAATCCCTAATTCTTCAGAAAATTTAGAGAAGCGTTTGATCAGATTTTCAAATAAATATATTAGGGGATAAATTAAAATATTTTCCTAAATGGTTAATGCTTTTTGATATTCCTCTTCTGATTCAATTACTTTTGGTGCAATTTCAAACAAAAGATTCCGATAAGCATCTTCGTTAAAAGTAGTGAGTATTAAATTAAAAACAAAAAAACTGATACCTGATGACTTTTCAGATGATAACTGAATCACCTCATTTAACCCGAATTAAATACCCACAATTATGTTCCCCTTCATTAATCCAATGAGTTCGTTCTATCATACAATCGGGTAAAATCTCGGCAAACATTTCTAGTTCATGACCGCATACGGTTGGGTAAGACTCCGCCACCTCAGAAATAGCACAATGGTGTTCAGCCAGGAGATAACCCTCTTCTTGACCGTTTAGTCCATTTTTCTCATTTGCCCTATGTAGTTCAGCCATATAACCCTCTTCCTGGCGCAGTTTAACTAACCGTTCTACCCTCTCCTTCAACGAACCTTTACCGATACGCTGTCGATAATCATCTGCTTTCCGTTGCCATTGCTTGCGTAATACCTCTTTGACCTGGCTTTCTCCCATTGTCTCAGTTAAGGTATCCAAAAAAGACACGGCAAACTCCCCATATTGATTCGGAAAGCGATCGCGGCCCTGTTTACTGAGAGAATAGATATATTGGGGTCGTCCTAACCCTCCTTGCAGGGGATGATGTTCGAGTAACCCTTCTGCTTCGAGGTCTTTCAAATGACGACGGGTTGCTTGGGGGGTAATATCGAGAGATTCAGCGAGTTTTTGAGCAGTAGCTTGACCTTGTTTAAGTAAATACTGCAAAATGTCTTCTTTGGTGGAAGGAGGCTGTATAGTAGTCATTTTTAAAACTTATAAGTCAGATATATAAGAAATGTAACGATCGCAGTTTAGAAAAGGTTACACAAAAATTTTAGGGGAATGTGACTTTGACAACAATTGAGTTGTTAATCTATTGTAAGCTATAATAAAGAAACATAAATGTTGTTTTATTAATCTCTACCCTAGAGACATGGGCTTTGTGGGGTTAATGACTTATCCCCTGCTAACCACCATCTTTGACATGATTAAGACTCTCCAATCTTGGGGAGAGACATTGAACTGAAACGGAGAACACAAAATCTAATGAGTGCAACCACCGTCAAAAACCTAGTCAACCAACCCTATAAATATGGCTTTGTTACTGACATTGAAGCTGATACCATTCCTCGTGGTTTAAATGAAGATGTTATTCGTCTGATTTCGGCTAAAAAAAATGAACCCGACTTTATGCTGGAGTTTCGTCTCAAAGCTTATCAGCAATGGTTAAAAATGACCGAACCCACTTGGCCCCATGTCAATTATCCAAAAATTGATTACCAGAATATTATCTATTATTCTGCGCCCAAACAGAAGAAGGAAAAACTGAAAAATCTAGACGAAGTTGACCCTGCTTTATTAGAAACCTTTGAAAAACTAGGGATTCCTTTATCTGAACAAAAACGGCTGAGTAATGTAGCTGTAGATGCTATTTTTGATAGCGTATCTGTGGGAACAACTTATAAAGAAAAATTAGCAGAAGATGGCGTTATTTTCTGTTCTATTTCTGAAGCTTTAGAAGAACATCCTGAATTAGTTAAAAAATATCTCGGTAGTGTTGTGCCTGTGGGGGATAATTTCTTTGCTGCATTGAATGCTGCGGTATTTAGTGATGGTTCTTTTGTGTTTATTCCTAAAGGGGTAAAATGCCCGATGGAACTGTCTACTTATTTTCGTATTAATAATGGAGACACGGGACAATTTGAACGCACTTTAATTGTGGCAGAAGAAGGTGCATCTGTCAGCTATTTAGAAGGTTGTACCGCACCCATGTATGATAGTAATCAACTTCATGCCGCTGTAGTAGAATTAGTCGCTTTAGATAATGCAGATATTAAATACTCTACGGTGCAAAATTGGTACGCCGGTGACGAAAATGGTAAGGGCGGAATTTATAATTTTGTAACCAAAAGAGGACTCTGTAAAGGAGTTAATTCTAAGATTTCTTGGACTCAAGTAGAAACCGGTTCTGCTATTACCTGGAAGTATCCCAGTTGTGTGTTAGTTGGCGATAATTCTGTTGGGGAATTTTACTCTATTGCTTTAACTAATAATAAGCAGCAAGCTGACACGGGAACCAAGATGATTCATATTGGTAAAAATACTCGTAGTACCATTATTTCTAAAGGGATTTCTGCTGGAAACTCCAAAAATAGCTATCGTGGTTTAGTGCAAATGGGACCCAAAGCAAAAGGGGCAAGAAATTACTCTCAATGCGATTCAATGTTAATTGGAGATAACGCAGAAGCTAATACCTTCCCTTATATTCAAGTTGATAATAATACGGCTAAAGTTGAACATGAAGCCTCGACTTCTAAGATAGGAGAAGATCAACTATTTTATTTTGCTCAAAGGGGTATTTCTGAAGAGGATGCTATCTCTATGTTAGTCAGTGGTTTTTGTCAAGATGTTTTGAGTGAATTACCGATGGAATTTGCTTCAGAAGCTGATAAATTATTGAGTTTGAAGTTAGAAGGAACCGTCGGATAGATAGTTATCAATTATCAGTTATAAGTCATCAGTTTTCCAGGATTGATGGCTTCTATTTGTCAACAATTCAACAATTAATCAAAATAATGAGTAACGTTATCCTATCTGTTAAAAATTTGACTGCAAATGTAGAAGGTACTCCTATTTTAAAAGGGGTTAACCTTGAAATTAAAGCAGGGGAAGTTCATGCTATTATGGGCAGAAATGGTTCAGGAAAAAGCACTTTATCCAAGGTTTTAGCCGGACACCCTGACTACGAAGTGACAGGAGGTGAAGTGGTTTATAAAGGGGAGAATATTCTAGATAAAAGCCCCGATGAAAGAGCATTAGAAGGGATATTTTTAGCTTTTCAATATCCTTTAGAAATTCCTGGGGTTAGTAACTTAGACTTCTTGAGAGTTGCGTACAATACTCGTCGTAAACATCTAGGTTTAGAGGAAATTGACACTTTTGATTTTGAAGATTTAGTCGAGGAAAAATTAGAGGTTGTCAAGATGAATGCTGCTTTTCTCGACAGAAGTTTAAATGAGGGGTTTTCTGGGGGTGAAAAGAAACGCAATGAAATCCTACAAATGGCTTTATTAGAACCCACATTAGGCATTTTAGACGAGATTGATTCAGGATTAGATATTGATGCTTTAAAAATTGTCGCTAATGGCGTTAACCAGTTATCAACTCCTGATAATGCTTTCTTACTAATTACTCATTATCAACGGTTATTAAACTATATTGAACCTCATCATGTTCATGTCATGTATGATGGTCAACTTGTTACCAGTGGTGGTAAAGAATTGGCCCTCGAATTAGAAGAATCAGGCTATGATTTCATCGAAGAAAAATTACTTGCACAAGCGTAAATTATAAGCAATATTTAGGGGTGATTTATATTTTGCCCCTAGATAATTAATCAAAATGGAGAGAAAACAAAAAAATAAGTGAAAAAGGAAAAGAGTTAATTCAAAAAGTCAAGGAAGAATTTAAAGATACTAAACAGCAAGAAAGTATTTTACAATTGATAGAAACAATCTTAGTGTATAAACTGCCTAAAATCAATCGTAAGGAGATAGAAAAGATGTTTAGTTTAAGTGATTTAAGAGAAACTAAAGTTTATCAGGAAGCTTTAGAAGAAGGAAGACAGCAAGGAGAATTAGTTGCTAAACAAAACCTAATTCTACGTCAACTTAATCTAAAAATTGGTAAGATTTACCCTAATCTTGAAGAAGAAGTTAAACAGTTAACTCTAACGGAATTAGATAATTTAGCTCTTGCTTTATTCGATTTTTCAAATGTAGAAGATTTACAACAGTGGTTAGCATCCCATTAAACCGATTAAAATTCCCTTTCAAAATAATCAAACTATTGAGGAAAAAGATACAAACAATACTTGTATTTTTCCCTATCTATATGATTAAACTTTGCCTATTTGCCCATTTTTACTAGAAAACTTGTTCAGCTAACCCGAATTAGTCGTAAACTATATAGTTGAAACAATCGGAAGGAGTTGGCGCGTGGAACGCACATTTATCATGATTAAACCCGATGGGGTACAACGGGGACTGGTGGGTGAAGTCATCGGTCGTTTTGAAGCCAAAGGATTTACCCTAGTGGGACTCAAATTAATGTCAGTGTCCAAAGAATTAGCCGAAGAACACTACGATGTCCATAAAGAACGTCCTTTCTTCGGCAGTTTAGTGGAGTTTATCTGTTCTTCTCCTGTTGTTGCTATGGTATGGGAAGGAGACGGCGTGGTGGCTTCTGCGCGGAAACTCATTGGCGCAACTAACCCCTTATCGGCCGAACCAGGAACCATTCGGGGGGATTTCGGGGTCAGTGTGGGACGCAACTTAATTCATGGTTCCGATGCCATTGAAACGGCGCAACGGGAGATTAGTCTCTGGTTTAACGAAAAAGAGTTAAGCAGTTGGGAACCGACGGCTAAAACTTGGTTATACGAATAAATTTTCAGGGTAGCCCTTTTACTGGAGATTTTTCTCTTTGTCAGAGGGCTACTTGTTGGCCAAAACCAAACAAGAATAGAATCTTAAGAGGAATTGATAAAATAACAGACACAATTACGGCCATTTTCTTTAGCTTGATAAAGGGCATCATCCGCTTCTTCAATTAAGTGTTCATATTCGTCTGTTTCTTGAGGAATTTTAGAAGTAACACCCATACTAATAGTAACATGGTCACTAACTAAGGAATTTTCATGGGGAATGTTCATCGCTTCAATGGCATTTCTAATCATTTCTGCTAATGCTAATGCCCCATTCAAATCGGTATTCGGTAAAAGAATGACAAATTCTTCTCCTCCATATCTAGCCACTAAATCAGAGGGACGTTTAACCTGTCTTCTTATTCCTTGAGCGACTTCTTGTAAACAACTATCTCCCCCTAAATGACCATAGGTTTCGTTATAAATCTTGAAGTAATCCACATCACACAGGATGAGGGAAATGACCGACTTTTCTCTTCTTCCTCTTTGCCATTCTCGGTATAAAACTTCATCAAAATAACGACGATTAAAAATTTGGGTTAAGCCATCTAAATTAACTAATGCCTTTAGTTTTTTGAGGGCTTGTTGTAATTCTATTGTTCTCTGTTCAACTCGCTTTTCTAAAGTCTGACGGGCTTCTTTTAATTCAGTAATATGTTCATCAATCCATTGAATTAATTGATTCATAGAAGTAGCTAATTTTCCAACTTCATCTTGAGTGGTGACAGGGGCTTTTAATTGAAAGTTGGATTCTTGAGTTACCCGTTGGGCAATATGGGTTAATTGTTCTAGGGGATAGGCAATTATTTTACCTGTATATAAAGCAGAAATAGTCGATATAATCAAAGAAATAATAATACTACTAAGTATGATTTTCATTCTTAATAAATTAGCTTTTATCATTTCTTTCTCAGCACTATTTTGATTATCTAAAGCCGAATTAATGATTAAAGATAAACTTTCTGATAATTTTTCAAATTGAATTTCAAGATTTTGTATTTTTTGGCTTTTGATTAGCTGTAAAACCATATCTTGATTATTTAATTGACTATCATTACTAGAAATGGGTGTTACGATTCTCCAAAGTGATTTTATATGTTTCTCGTATTCATCTAAATAATAGTCATATTTTTTTACTATTTTTTTTAGCTTTTGATTGTCAATACTGTCATAATTGCTATCTAAAAAAATATTTAGTTCAGATAAAGTATGTTCAATTTTTTGACTATTAAGACTAAATTTGTTGGTTTCATATTCAAACCAAATAGAGTCATCAACAACAACAATTAATGTTTTAGGATGGGAGCGAATTTGTAAAATATGATTATGCAGTTGAGATAATAAAAGAATTTTTCTATTCGCTAATTGTAACTTTTGGTAAGCTTTGTTTTCGTAATAATCACCTAAAGCGAGTCCTGAAATAATTCCTAAGATAAAAATAGTAATCACAACTACATAACCGTATCCTATCTTGTGACCAATCTTGCTATGGGTTAATATTCTTTTTAATTGGTTGGTAACAAACATAAAAATAGTTAAGATAGTTGCTCAGAATGGATAGCTTACTAAAATTACAAATAAGGACAATAATTAATATCAAATCATAGACAATCAGTATTGTTCTATACTAAAATTGTAAAATAGTAGTAAAAACAACAACCAGATTTGATTGAGATAAACTAAAAACTAATGAACAACAGTGTTAGGACTATTATATAACTAGAAAGGATTTAATTTAAAAGAATATTATTTATCAATTAAAACTAGCTTAAATACTAGGTTGTCATCTATCATAAGTATGATTACAAATTATATAAAAATCATAGGCTATAGATAAAAGTCTATAGATATAAATCAAAACTATAATTTCTACTCATCATAACAGCTTATCACTATTATGTTAATGGATTTAACTCTTGAAAAAATGTTAGTTGATTTTAATTATCTTCAGAGTATGAAAAGAAGAAACTTATTAGTTTACGGTGTATTATTCCTGATGGGTTGTATGGCGAAACAAAAATTAGAAAATGAACCTGTTATCTCTTCTATTCCTATTATTCCTAAAACCTTACGTTTTGCTGTTACAGATGCAGTAGCAGTGGGAGAATTAGAAGAAAAATACGAACCCTTTAGACAAGTTTTAAGTCAAGTTTTAGGGACTCATATTGAGTTTTTTCCAGTTGATAATTATTTTAAAGCAGCAGCAGCTTTAAATTCCCATGAAGTTGACTTAGTTTGGGCTGGACCTTCTGAATATGTTGTTATTAAAGCAAGAAGTAATGCTATTCCTATGATTGGCATAAAACGGGTTGATTATTATACAGTTATCGTAGTCCGTAAAGACCGTGGAATTAAATCATTAACAGACTTAAAAGGAAAGACAATTGATTTTGAACATAATGGTTCAACTAGCACCCATATCGGGGGAATAAAACTATTAATGGATTCTGGTTTAAACCCTCAAACTGATTTTCAATCTATCATGTCTGAGGACGATAGTTTAATGCCTTTAATTAAAAACATGGCAGATGCTTGTTCTAGAAATCCTTATCGTTATCAAGCAGCATTAGAAAAAGATAATTTATCAAAAGCAAATTTTCCTATTATTGCTGAAGGGCAACCTTTACCTAATGATATTTTAATTGTGGGTAGTCATATTCAGTTAGAAGTTATTAATTATATTAGGCAATTAATGTTAGAAAATCAGAATAAACTTATAGAAGCTATTTTATCGGTTAAAGCTTTACAAAATAAATTCCAAGGGTCAACTTTAACTCCTGCAAAAGATGATGACTATGATATGATTCGTGATGTTTATCGAGCAATGGGGCAAGGAGTTTTTTTGTAAAAATAGATATAATTTGGGAAGTATTATAGGAAATATATAGCTTTAGAATCACTCAAGTGATCGTCAACATTCTAATCTAATTCAAGAGGTAAATTATGCCCTATATTAATATCCAAATTACCACAGGAGCCACCAAAGAACAAAAAGCGCAGTTGGTTCGGGAAGTAACAGATTCTCTCGTTCGTATCCTTGGGAAGAAACCAGAACATATTCATATCGTCATCCAGGAAATTGAAGAAGAAAACTGGGGTTTTTGTGGTTTACTGACAGACGAATGGAAAAAACAACAAAATTAAACCTAAACGAATCAGTCAAAAAATAATTAATTTTAAGGATAAATGTTAAATATAACGTCTCATCCAAACTGCTTCAATTTTTAAATGATTTACCAG from Crocosphaera subtropica ATCC 51142 includes these protein-coding regions:
- a CDS encoding DUF4351 domain-containing protein, with the protein product MSEKGKELIQKVKEEFKDTKQQESILQLIETILVYKLPKINRKEIEKMFSLSDLRETKVYQEALEEGRQQGELVAKQNLILRQLNLKIGKIYPNLEEEVKQLTLTELDNLALALFDFSNVEDLQQWLASH
- the ndk gene encoding nucleoside-diphosphate kinase encodes the protein MERTFIMIKPDGVQRGLVGEVIGRFEAKGFTLVGLKLMSVSKELAEEHYDVHKERPFFGSLVEFICSSPVVAMVWEGDGVVASARKLIGATNPLSAEPGTIRGDFGVSVGRNLIHGSDAIETAQREISLWFNEKELSSWEPTAKTWLYE
- a CDS encoding diguanylate cyclase domain-containing protein; protein product: MFVTNQLKRILTHSKIGHKIGYGYVVVITIFILGIISGLALGDYYENKAYQKLQLANRKILLLSQLHNHILQIRSHPKTLIVVVDDSIWFEYETNKFSLNSQKIEHTLSELNIFLDSNYDSIDNQKLKKIVKKYDYYLDEYEKHIKSLWRIVTPISSNDSQLNNQDMVLQLIKSQKIQNLEIQFEKLSESLSLIINSALDNQNSAEKEMIKANLLRMKIILSSIIISLIISTISALYTGKIIAYPLEQLTHIAQRVTQESNFQLKAPVTTQDEVGKLATSMNQLIQWIDEHITELKEARQTLEKRVEQRTIELQQALKKLKALVNLDGLTQIFNRRYFDEVLYREWQRGRREKSVISLILCDVDYFKIYNETYGHLGGDSCLQEVAQGIRRQVKRPSDLVARYGGEEFVILLPNTDLNGALALAEMIRNAIEAMNIPHENSLVSDHVTISMGVTSKIPQETDEYEHLIEEADDALYQAKENGRNCVCYFINSS
- a CDS encoding PhnD/SsuA/transferrin family substrate-binding protein — its product is MDLTLEKMLVDFNYLQSMKRRNLLVYGVLFLMGCMAKQKLENEPVISSIPIIPKTLRFAVTDAVAVGELEEKYEPFRQVLSQVLGTHIEFFPVDNYFKAAAALNSHEVDLVWAGPSEYVVIKARSNAIPMIGIKRVDYYTVIVVRKDRGIKSLTDLKGKTIDFEHNGSTSTHIGGIKLLMDSGLNPQTDFQSIMSEDDSLMPLIKNMADACSRNPYRYQAALEKDNLSKANFPIIAEGQPLPNDILIVGSHIQLEVINYIRQLMLENQNKLIEAILSVKALQNKFQGSTLTPAKDDDYDMIRDVYRAMGQGVFL
- a CDS encoding tautomerase family protein produces the protein MPYINIQITTGATKEQKAQLVREVTDSLVRILGKKPEHIHIVIQEIEEENWGFCGLLTDEWKKQQN